From one Lycium ferocissimum isolate CSIRO_LF1 chromosome 7, AGI_CSIRO_Lferr_CH_V1, whole genome shotgun sequence genomic stretch:
- the LOC132063329 gene encoding uncharacterized protein LOC132063329, with the protein MTSFFCSTKFFLLIFFVSAIPIAFVIHLETSAPTTHVYHYHSTGWLRECSKWDGPNSRFIVSFFEGGLGVIPVHADYSSRNVLQEIPVVKDVDLTGNASLGFTIDRERNRVLVAIADVFGNRYSALAAYDLTSWNRLFLTKLSGPEDEKAFADDVVVDTEGNAYITDAKANKIWKVGANGELKYTIKNPVFTPKEWYNKLVGLNGIVYHPNGYLLVAHTFSGNLYKIEIAKGDEVKLVKINNGSLKFGDGMELLSSTKLIVAGNPTRLVESSDDWESGTIVGKAKGAIHRLATAATVKEGTVYLNHMIGLGYPRKKHVLVEAVFSA; encoded by the exons ATGACTTCTTTCTTCTGTTCAACCAAGTTCTTTCTACTCATCTTTTTTGTATCAGCAATTCCTATCGCCTTTGTCATCCATCTAGAAACTTCCGCCCCTACAACCCACGTCTATCATTACCATAGCACCGGTTGGTTACGTGAGTGCTCCAAATGGGACGGTCCGAACAGCCGGTTCATCGTTAGTTTCTTTGAAGGCGGTTTAGGTGTGATTCCGGTTCACGCTGATTATTCTTCTCGTAACGTGTTACAGGAAATTCCGGTTGTGAAAGATGTTGATTTAACCGGCAATGCATCGCTCGGTTTTACGATAGACCGGGAAAGGAACCGGGTTTTGGTTGCTATTGCTGATGTGTTTGGCAATCGATATAGTGCTTTGGCTGCTTATGATTTGACATCGTGGAACCGGCTTTTTCTCACCAAACTAAGCGGTCCAG AGGATGAGAAAGCATTTGCGGACGATGTAGTGGTCGATACAGAGGGGAATGCATACATAACAGATGCCAAAGCAAACAAGATATGGAAGGTGGGCGCCAATGGAGAACTTAAATATACAATCAAGAACCCAGTATTTACTCCTAAAGAGTGGTACAATAAACTGGTTGGGCTAAACGGAATAGTGTATCATCCAAATGGATACTTACTGGTGGCTCACACATTCTCTGGCAATTTGTACAAGATTGAAATCGCAAAGGGAGATGAAGTAAAACTAGTGAAGATAAATAACGGATCATTGAAATTTGGCGATGGCATGGAGTTACTGTCTTCGACCAAGCTAATTGTGGCTGGAAATCCGACAAGACTAGTTGAGAGCTCTGATGATTGGGAGAGCGGCACTATTGTGGGGAAGGCCAAAGGGGCTATTCATCGTTTAGCTACAGCAGCAACTGTGAAGGAGGGGACTGTTTATCTTAACCATATGATTGGTTTGGGGTATCCTAGGAAAAAACATGTTCTTGTTGAGGCTGTTTTTTCTGCCTAA